The Rhododendron vialii isolate Sample 1 chromosome 8a, ASM3025357v1 genome has a window encoding:
- the LOC131298652 gene encoding uncharacterized protein At4g04775-like, with product MEAGKNSKNNHHSRSNNYNSNWVDAYCGCGEKAPLRTSNTYANPGRRFLGCINYEETNACKFFIWVDPPTCARGLDYSRHLQEKIKELEKKEDKLERLNEVMEKDLEKMMKKMDKLMRINNELKKKNEVMWKCNVLGMVVIGVLLVLWLANWKHTYGGMLYLP from the exons ATGGAAGCTGGCAAGAACAGCAAGAACAACCACCATAGCCGCAGTAACAACTACAACTCCAATTGGGTTGATGCATATTGTGGTTGTGGGGAAAAAGCCCCATTGAGGACTTCAAATACGTATGCCAACCCTGGAAGGAGATTCTTGGGGTGTATCAACTACGAG GAGACAAATGCATGCAAATTTTTCATATGGGTTGATCCTCCTACTTGCGCTAGAGGACTAGATTACAGTAGACACTTGCAGGAAAAGATCAAAGAGCtggaaaaaaaggaagacaaacTGGAGAGGCTGAATGAAGTTATGGAAAAGGACCTggaaaagatgatgaagaagatggaCAAGCTGATGCGAATTAACAatgaattgaagaagaaaaatgaagtgaTGTGGAAATGCAATGTGCTGGGCATGGTAGTTATAGGTgtacttttggtactttggTTGGCTAATTGGAAACACACCTATGGTGGGATGTTGTACCTGCCATGA
- the LOC131298653 gene encoding uncharacterized protein LOC131298653, whose translation MAESGGGNGGNGSDRGGDDEVRPRGEPEIMGVRIDDPSTVEASSAIGVAVTNESGGGDGHARAAVGGDEGRTPGEVGRTPGSVGTGGPRVRRLDPRSGVEGLVITGLGSPGAGGSGSGSGSGSGNGGGQPGTPPRDPARGKGPVVKEGVSGEVPMEEVEFMPAVGSSAHVLITRGDFAEFVSEEELGRLLRENPRVVAAVLAAREDRLRQRGAASTRSHGGPASSLELYRGLPEQARALVDAAGFRPFILTLTAMKSDHALLNALTER comes from the exons ATGGCGGAATCCGGAGGCGGCAATGGGGGCAATGGCAGTGATAGAGGTGGTGATGACGAGGTTCGACCGAGGGGCGAGCCCGAGATCATGGGTGTCCGAATCGACGATCCATCGACTGTAGAGGCTTCGTCGGCCATTGGTGTAGCAGTTACAAACGAGTCTGGTGGTGGCGATGGCCATGCACGGGCGGCGGTTGGTGGTGatgaggggcgtacgccaggagaggtggggcgtacgccaggttctgTTGGTACAGGGGGTCCACGGGTTCGTCGATTGGATCCACGGAGCGGTGTAGAGGGTTTGGTGATCACAGGTTTGGGCTCGCCCGGGGCCGGCGGCAGTGGCAGTGGCAGTGGCAGTGGtagtggtaatggtggtggtcaACCGGGGACACCACCAAGGGATCCTGCAAGGGGCAAGGGTCCCGTGGTTAAGGAGGGGGTGTCCGGGGAGGTGCCCATGGAGGAGGTTGAGTTTATGCCGGCAGTAGGGTCATCGGCGCATGTACTCATCACTCGGGGGGATTTTGCAGAGTTTGTGTCGGAGGAGGAGCTCGGCCGTTTGCTCCGGGAGAATCCGAGGGTGGTGGCTGCGGTGCTGGCAGCGCGGGAGGATCGGCTCCGGCAG AGAGGGGCGGCCAGTACTCGAAGCCATGGAGGTCCTgcgagctcgcttgagttgtaccgAGGGCTGCCAGAGCAGGCCAGGGCTTTGgttgacgctgcagggttccggccgttcatcCTCACGTTGACGGCCATGAAGAGCGACCACGCTCTGCTTAATGCGCTgaccgagag GTAG